A portion of the Limosilactobacillus reuteri genome contains these proteins:
- a CDS encoding homoserine O-acetyltransferase/O-succinyltransferase family protein: MTADPLRIGILNLMHDKVDTQLRFTKVLSEGPYNVDVQYFYPQTHYTSRPVPDLVQEISQPLDLKQAATMDAFIITGAPIEQLTFEEITYLDEIHQLIDVLVANNIPQLYVCWGAMAAANYLYDIPKFQLPEKIFGVFHNYLRAQDPLLKGLPDGFLAPHARYAELDLAKIMKDPRLVINAVTKNNFLFSFRAREKNQYFLFSHLEYGKDALLKEYLRERNANPGVKYIKPQNYFRDPLHMKDPKFSWATTQRVFFDNWLHSVADHIATQQFVKE, translated from the coding sequence ATGACGGCAGATCCATTAAGAATAGGAATTCTCAACTTAATGCATGACAAAGTAGATACTCAACTGCGATTTACAAAAGTACTTTCTGAGGGACCCTACAATGTTGATGTACAATACTTTTACCCTCAAACACACTATACTTCTCGCCCTGTCCCTGACCTTGTTCAAGAGATTTCCCAGCCTTTAGATTTAAAACAAGCTGCTACAATGGATGCTTTTATTATCACTGGCGCCCCAATCGAACAACTTACATTTGAAGAAATTACGTATCTTGATGAGATTCATCAACTGATTGACGTATTAGTTGCCAATAACATTCCGCAACTTTACGTGTGCTGGGGAGCGATGGCGGCTGCTAACTACCTTTATGATATTCCCAAATTTCAATTACCTGAAAAAATTTTTGGAGTCTTCCACAATTATTTGCGCGCGCAAGACCCCCTCTTAAAAGGATTACCTGATGGCTTTCTTGCTCCCCATGCTCGTTATGCCGAACTTGATCTTGCCAAGATTATGAAAGATCCCCGATTAGTTATTAATGCTGTGACCAAAAATAACTTCCTATTCTCGTTCCGTGCTCGAGAAAAGAACCAATACTTTCTTTTCTCTCATCTTGAATACGGGAAGGATGCCCTTTTAAAGGAATACTTACGAGAACGGAATGCTAATCCCGGCGTTAAGTATATCAAGCCGCAAAACTACTTTCGCGATCCGCTTCATATGAAAGATCCCAAATTTAGCTGGGCAACTACCCAACGAGTGTTCTTTGATAATTGGCTTCATTCAGTTGCGGATCACATCGCTACACAACAATTTGTAAAGGAGTAA
- a CDS encoding tyrosine-protein phosphatase, whose amino-acid sequence MANQRLLPIKNGYNFRDLGGYPTADGHQIKWHRLIRTGSLARLDQTDLTVLDNIPISLDIDLRAPDEVKKDPDRVPSQAKYYHLPVFEADETDASHSDEEIAAQMQQPGNGYHHMIDVYHRMTTAASAKQAYQKLFNLLLNNERGALLFHCTAGKDRTGMATYLILSALGVEQKIIMEDYLLTNTVTQEFRNHWLQDMRNHGASEALVTNRAALASVAPDYLNTAIKSITQNYGNVNQYLNNYLDITPTEIKDLRKLYLN is encoded by the coding sequence ATGGCTAACCAACGCTTACTTCCAATAAAGAATGGCTATAATTTTCGTGATCTTGGAGGTTATCCAACAGCAGATGGGCATCAAATCAAATGGCATCGGCTTATCCGTACAGGCTCACTTGCTCGTTTGGATCAAACTGATCTCACTGTTTTAGATAATATTCCTATTTCTCTAGATATCGACCTCCGCGCTCCCGATGAAGTAAAGAAAGACCCTGATCGAGTGCCCTCCCAAGCAAAGTATTATCATTTGCCTGTTTTCGAAGCCGACGAAACAGATGCCTCGCATAGTGATGAAGAAATCGCCGCGCAGATGCAACAGCCAGGAAACGGTTATCACCATATGATTGATGTTTATCACCGAATGACTACGGCTGCTTCAGCCAAGCAAGCTTACCAGAAATTATTTAATCTCTTATTGAATAATGAACGCGGTGCCTTGCTATTTCATTGTACTGCTGGTAAAGATCGGACAGGGATGGCTACTTATCTTATCCTCAGTGCCCTCGGGGTTGAGCAAAAGATTATTATGGAAGATTACCTGTTAACGAATACTGTTACTCAGGAGTTCCGTAATCACTGGTTGCAAGATATGCGTAATCATGGCGCTAGCGAGGCACTAGTGACAAATCGGGCTGCCCTTGCCTCAGTAGCTCCTGATTACCTAAATACAGCAATCAAAAGCATTACCCAAAATTACGGAAACGTTAATCAATATCTTAATAATTACCTTGATATTACGCCTACCGAAATAAAAGATTTACGAAAATTGTATTTAAATTAG
- the cls gene encoding cardiolipin synthase, translating to MDIVWTWDVIRRIIEVLWLINIAFAVWTVFRSHRDIASTWAWLLVLTILPVVGFILYLFVGRQLSHDEIFSIQDEQKQLRTKYLEKQRKLSEEHLVNLFLSLNDSVVTFNNKVHVFIDGKKKFDKLIDDINHATDHVYIEYYSFYADNLGKRVLAALEDAAARGVKVRVLYDLSGSHGTTFKFFKHLEELGGEAQAFIAAAKAYFQTPRLNYHLHRKLAIIDGKIGYIGGFNIGDQYLGEDPKFGYWRDTHLRVVGQATMMMTVRFAMDWNTTCRKTHKKKIDLEKEFKNFELVAPDGDPDEVPMQIVSSGPDNENYSIRRGYESIISSARKYVYIQSPYLIPEDSVLEALVIAARSGIDVRIMIPCMPDHPFVYRATEYYAKYLVNNGVKVYKYDNGFIHSKTMVSGSNIASVGSANMDYRSFRLNFEVNAFAYNEKLTAQLKQDFENDMKKSTLLTPEYFANQSKWRKFKQYFSRLLSPIL from the coding sequence ATGGATATTGTTTGGACATGGGATGTTATTCGCCGCATTATTGAAGTCCTATGGTTGATTAACATTGCTTTTGCAGTATGGACTGTTTTTCGTAGTCATCGGGATATTGCATCAACTTGGGCATGGCTATTAGTCTTAACTATTTTGCCAGTAGTTGGATTTATCCTATATCTTTTTGTGGGACGACAATTATCCCATGATGAGATATTTAGTATTCAAGATGAGCAAAAACAATTACGGACTAAATATCTTGAAAAGCAACGAAAATTAAGTGAAGAACATTTGGTTAACCTTTTTTTGAGTTTGAATGATTCAGTAGTAACCTTTAATAATAAAGTTCACGTATTTATTGATGGGAAAAAGAAGTTTGATAAGTTAATTGACGATATAAATCATGCAACTGATCATGTATATATTGAATACTATTCCTTTTATGCTGATAATCTAGGGAAGCGGGTGTTGGCAGCCTTAGAAGATGCAGCTGCACGAGGAGTAAAAGTCCGTGTTCTCTATGATTTAAGTGGGTCTCATGGAACTACTTTCAAATTTTTTAAGCATTTAGAAGAATTAGGTGGAGAAGCGCAAGCGTTTATTGCTGCTGCCAAAGCTTATTTTCAAACGCCACGGTTAAATTATCATCTTCACCGTAAACTAGCTATTATCGATGGCAAGATTGGTTACATTGGTGGATTCAATATCGGTGATCAATACCTTGGCGAAGATCCTAAGTTTGGTTATTGGCGTGATACCCACCTCCGTGTCGTCGGACAAGCAACGATGATGATGACAGTGCGGTTTGCAATGGACTGGAATACAACCTGTCGAAAAACTCATAAAAAGAAAATTGACCTTGAAAAAGAATTTAAGAATTTTGAACTGGTTGCACCAGATGGCGATCCAGATGAGGTCCCAATGCAAATCGTATCTTCTGGGCCGGATAATGAAAATTATTCGATTAGACGGGGATATGAATCAATTATTAGTTCGGCACGAAAATATGTTTATATTCAATCGCCATACCTTATTCCAGAAGATTCAGTGCTGGAAGCATTAGTAATTGCCGCAAGAAGTGGAATAGACGTCCGAATTATGATCCCATGCATGCCTGATCATCCATTTGTTTATCGGGCAACGGAATATTATGCTAAATACTTAGTGAACAATGGGGTAAAAGTTTACAAGTACGATAATGGCTTTATTCATTCAAAGACGATGGTTAGTGGGAGCAACATTGCTTCTGTTGGTTCGGCAAATATGGATTACCGTAGCTTTAGACTTAATTTTGAAGTCAATGCATTTGCGTACAATGAAAAACTAACAGCGCAGTTAAAGCAAGATTTTGAAAATGATATGAAAAAGAGTACGTTACTTACTCCTGAGTATTTTGCTAATCAGTCAAAGTGGCGGAAATTCAAGCAATACTTTTCTCGCTTGCTTTCACCAATACTATAA
- the ltrA gene encoding group II intron reverse transcriptase/maturase, with product MRQSQKTEQQADRLSRIGLENRKYTRARSTGYGEGKGMSVTIQDLVLDRNNLNQAYLRVKRNKGAAGVDDMTVNDLLPYLRENKTELIASLREGKYKPAPVKRVEIPKPNGGVRRLGIPTVVDRMVQQAVAQILTPIFERIFSDNSFGFRPHRGAHDAISKVVDLYNQGYRRVVDLDLKAYFDNVNHDLMIKYLQQYIDDPWTLRLIRKFLTSGVLDHGLFAKSEKGTPQGGPLSPLLANIYLNELDEELTRRGHHFVRYADDCNIYVKSQRAGERVMRSITQFLEKRLKVKVNPDKTKVGSPLRLKFLGFSLGVDHNGAYARPAKQSQQRVKKALKLLTKRNRGISLTRMFEEIHRKMRGWLQYYSIGKLTNFIQRLDKWLRVRIRQYIWKQWKKFKTKVTNLQKLGLPQHDAYVFASTRKGYWRTAHSKTLSYSLTNRKLEQLGLMNMSKTLQSIQCD from the coding sequence GTGCGACAATCGCAGAAAACAGAACAACAAGCTGACCGCTTGTCGAGGATAGGTTTGGAAAACCGAAAGTACACAAGGGCGCGTAGTACCGGTTATGGTGAAGGTAAAGGTATGAGTGTCACTATCCAAGACCTGGTCTTGGATCGCAATAACCTTAATCAGGCTTATTTGCGAGTTAAGAGAAATAAAGGAGCAGCAGGCGTTGACGATATGACAGTCAATGACCTTCTGCCATATCTCAGAGAAAATAAGACGGAACTGATCGCTAGTTTGCGTGAGGGCAAGTATAAACCAGCTCCAGTCAAACGGGTAGAAATTCCGAAGCCTAATGGTGGAGTAAGAAGACTTGGAATACCAACGGTGGTGGACCGAATGGTTCAACAAGCTGTAGCCCAAATTCTTACGCCTATCTTTGAGCGTATTTTCTCTGATAATAGCTTTGGCTTCCGTCCCCACCGTGGGGCCCATGACGCTATTTCAAAAGTAGTAGATCTTTATAATCAAGGTTATCGAAGAGTTGTCGACTTAGACCTAAAAGCCTATTTTGATAACGTTAATCATGACTTGATGATTAAGTATCTCCAACAATATATTGATGACCCATGGACACTAAGACTCATTCGTAAGTTTCTAACTAGCGGAGTCTTAGACCATGGGCTTTTCGCTAAGAGTGAAAAAGGAACCCCACAAGGAGGGCCATTGTCACCACTACTGGCGAACATCTATCTAAATGAGTTGGACGAAGAGTTGACTAGACGTGGTCACCACTTTGTGCGCTATGCGGATGATTGTAACATCTATGTTAAAAGTCAACGAGCCGGAGAACGAGTAATGCGAAGCATTACCCAGTTTCTAGAAAAGCGCTTGAAAGTTAAAGTGAACCCAGATAAAACCAAAGTCGGTAGCCCGCTACGGTTGAAGTTTCTTGGCTTTTCGTTGGGTGTAGACCACAATGGGGCCTACGCCCGTCCAGCTAAACAATCGCAACAACGAGTAAAGAAAGCACTGAAGTTATTAACTAAACGTAATCGTGGAATATCTCTGACAAGAATGTTTGAAGAAATTCATCGAAAAATGCGTGGGTGGCTTCAGTACTACTCAATTGGGAAACTAACTAACTTTATTCAACGCCTTGACAAGTGGTTGAGGGTCCGAATAAGGCAGTATATTTGGAAGCAATGGAAAAAGTTTAAAACTAAGGTAACTAACTTACAGAAGTTGGGGCTGCCCCAGCATGATGCATATGTCTTCGCTAGTACCCGAAAGGGCTACTGGCGAACTGCACATAGTAAGACCTTGAGCTATTCTCTAACTAATAGAAAACTGGAACAACTCGGACTTATGAATATGTCCAAGACGCTCCAGTCAATTCAATGTGATTAA
- the greA gene encoding transcription elongation factor GreA, giving the protein MQRKKIQEAMKNVYFQKMTANGYHEIEEQIAKLQQQRPAKIEQLKAARALGDLSENTEYSTAKRELRHLESRLRYLNKQLQYAEIVTPKNDHTIDLGTTVTIEFEDDHEQETYHIVGKQEADLAKQKISFDSPFGQALLHKTAGTTVTVEAPQSSYKVKIVKVEL; this is encoded by the coding sequence ATGCAACGAAAAAAGATCCAAGAAGCAATGAAAAATGTCTATTTTCAAAAAATGACTGCCAATGGCTATCATGAAATTGAAGAACAAATTGCAAAATTACAACAGCAAAGACCCGCAAAAATTGAACAATTAAAAGCAGCTCGTGCTCTTGGTGACTTATCCGAAAATACGGAATATAGTACTGCTAAGCGTGAATTACGTCACCTTGAGAGCAGGCTTCGGTACCTCAATAAACAACTTCAATATGCTGAAATTGTGACCCCCAAGAATGATCACACTATTGATTTAGGGACAACCGTGACAATTGAATTTGAGGATGACCATGAACAAGAAACTTATCATATTGTGGGAAAGCAGGAAGCTGATCTTGCCAAACAAAAAATCTCCTTTGATTCTCCCTTTGGTCAAGCCCTTCTTCACAAAACAGCTGGGACAACTGTAACTGTTGAAGCTCCACAATCTTCATATAAAGTTAAAATTGTTAAAGTTGAATTATAG
- the cysK gene encoding cysteine synthase A encodes MTEITNSIVNLIGNTPIVKLNRVVPEDAADVYVKLEFFNPGGSIKDRIALAMIEEAEEAGKLQAGGTIVEPTSGNTGVGLAMVAAAKGYHLVITMPETMSVERRKLMQGYGAELILTPGADGMKGAIAKAEELVKEKGYFMPMQFNNPANPAIHEKTTGKEILEAFGDDIPDAFVAGVGTGGTLTGVGHALKKANPNVQVYALEPAESPVLKEGKGGKHKIQGISAGFVPKVLDTDVYDGILEVKSDDAIAMAREVGHQEGILVGISAGANIKGAIEVAKKLGKGKQVITVAPDGGDRYLSTELFNY; translated from the coding sequence ATGACAGAAATCACAAATTCAATCGTAAATTTAATCGGTAACACTCCGATTGTTAAGTTAAATCGCGTTGTTCCTGAAGATGCAGCAGACGTCTATGTAAAACTTGAATTCTTTAATCCTGGTGGTTCAATTAAGGATCGGATTGCCCTTGCCATGATTGAAGAGGCAGAAGAAGCCGGTAAATTACAAGCAGGGGGAACAATCGTTGAACCAACTTCTGGAAACACCGGTGTTGGGTTAGCAATGGTTGCTGCTGCCAAGGGATACCATCTTGTCATCACCATGCCAGAAACAATGAGTGTTGAACGTCGGAAACTCATGCAAGGTTATGGAGCCGAACTTATCCTTACTCCTGGTGCTGACGGAATGAAGGGTGCAATTGCAAAAGCAGAAGAACTAGTTAAAGAAAAAGGCTACTTTATGCCAATGCAATTTAATAATCCAGCAAATCCAGCAATTCACGAAAAAACTACAGGAAAAGAAATTCTTGAAGCATTTGGCGATGATATTCCTGACGCCTTTGTTGCTGGTGTTGGGACTGGAGGAACACTTACTGGGGTTGGTCATGCATTGAAAAAAGCTAATCCTAATGTTCAGGTTTATGCTCTTGAACCAGCAGAATCTCCAGTATTAAAAGAAGGAAAAGGTGGCAAGCACAAGATTCAAGGGATCAGTGCTGGCTTTGTCCCGAAAGTTCTTGATACTGATGTTTATGACGGAATCCTCGAAGTTAAGAGCGATGACGCAATTGCGATGGCACGTGAAGTCGGTCATCAAGAAGGAATTCTTGTTGGTATCTCGGCTGGTGCTAATATCAAAGGTGCGATTGAAGTTGCCAAAAAGCTTGGTAAGGGTAAGCAAGTTATTACTGTTGCTCCCGATGGCGGTGACCGTTACCTTTCAACAGAATTATTTAATTACTAA
- a CDS encoding YbhB/YbcL family Raf kinase inhibitor-like protein produces the protein MQISVPLINGMLADEYGKYAPIADMLADHPIKSFPIKITDAPADTKTFALVFIDYDSTPVCGFTWIHWLAANIPATLTTIPANASRELADKFVQGNNSNAGSLVNGNPLITSGYVGPQPPDKTHDYTLMVFALDDTLPLENKYWLNDFIHAAKGHILAKAQIDLPSRA, from the coding sequence ATGCAAATCTCAGTACCATTAATTAATGGGATGTTAGCAGATGAATATGGTAAATATGCGCCCATAGCTGACATGCTAGCTGACCATCCAATCAAGTCATTTCCAATTAAAATTACCGACGCACCAGCAGATACAAAGACATTTGCACTCGTCTTTATTGATTATGACTCAACACCTGTCTGTGGTTTTACTTGGATCCACTGGTTAGCTGCCAACATTCCAGCAACGTTAACAACCATTCCTGCAAATGCTAGTCGAGAATTAGCAGATAAATTTGTTCAGGGAAATAATAGCAATGCCGGCTCGTTGGTTAATGGAAACCCATTGATTACTAGTGGTTATGTGGGTCCACAACCTCCCGACAAAACTCATGATTATACTTTAATGGTGTTTGCATTAGATGATACTTTACCCTTAGAAAATAAATACTGGCTTAATGACTTTATCCACGCGGCCAAGGGTCATATTCTAGCAAAAGCACAAATTGATTTACCAAGTCGTGCATGA
- a CDS encoding FtsX-like permease family protein yields the protein MEQNGASLATICLLCSSVLVILFTSLTMYAGINDTLNSFAPRDLTIITSQKLTAQQESTINSVAKKHHAHLNKPVTFTTSAPQYGYWENNRFINQGDLQDMTNQTTNMVITMSTATYNRIADKHVKLAANKALIYSSAKEHRGTLQIGSQKYQATPIHDFNYYFNPSHAIYSPIFIITNKLPANTAIINFTGINYRLNGSKKAHLNFKNDLQAQLHLPNQAYSSRTNLRSQLTSLYGGIVFLGILISFALGITTTVVIYFKQITEGYEDQYRFKTMQQVGLSEKDTTKSIHSQVLMIFMLPVVGTIINLCFAIPAIRQILIQFNFYNVRLMAIIAVSITLVLLCLYFAIYGLTTRMYRKIVEQG from the coding sequence ATGGAACAAAATGGCGCTAGTCTTGCAACGATTTGTTTACTCTGTAGCTCTGTCCTTGTAATTTTATTTACGTCCTTAACTATGTATGCCGGTATTAATGATACGCTTAATTCTTTTGCCCCACGTGATCTTACAATTATCACCTCGCAGAAACTCACTGCACAACAAGAATCGACCATCAATTCTGTTGCTAAAAAGCACCACGCTCACCTTAATAAGCCCGTTACCTTTACAACGAGCGCTCCGCAATACGGCTACTGGGAAAATAATCGTTTCATCAACCAGGGTGATTTACAGGATATGACTAATCAAACTACCAATATGGTCATTACCATGTCAACGGCAACTTATAATCGGATTGCGGATAAACATGTTAAATTAGCAGCAAATAAGGCTTTGATTTATTCCTCTGCTAAAGAACATCGTGGTACTTTACAGATTGGTTCGCAAAAATACCAAGCTACTCCCATCCATGACTTTAACTACTACTTCAATCCAAGTCACGCTATTTATTCACCAATTTTTATAATCACAAATAAACTTCCGGCAAACACTGCCATAATTAACTTCACAGGAATTAATTATCGCTTAAACGGCAGTAAGAAAGCTCATCTTAACTTTAAAAATGATCTTCAAGCCCAGCTTCACTTGCCAAACCAAGCATATTCTTCCCGGACAAATCTTCGTAGTCAATTGACCAGTCTTTATGGCGGAATCGTCTTTTTAGGAATTCTCATTAGCTTTGCCCTAGGAATCACGACAACGGTTGTAATTTACTTTAAACAAATTACTGAAGGTTATGAAGATCAATATCGCTTTAAGACTATGCAACAAGTTGGATTAAGCGAGAAAGATACAACCAAGAGTATTCATAGTCAAGTATTGATGATCTTCATGTTGCCAGTAGTTGGTACAATAATTAATCTTTGCTTTGCGATCCCTGCAATTCGACAAATTCTAATTCAATTTAACTTCTATAATGTTCGATTGATGGCGATAATTGCCGTATCAATCACTCTTGTCCTTCTATGCCTTTACTTTGCTATTTATGGACTTACTACCAGAATGTACCGTAAAATCGTTGAGCAAGGTTAA
- a CDS encoding SGNH/GDSL hydrolase family protein, translating to MKKYQPTDLIKFASRTGRWTVKKINNMPTLYTTNLGSNLRFKISNAKKCQIAVLPNQNPLSPSQVFAFRIDGGKWQRVQASLEKIDIPLDSTLHTIEIMAAGNSDIDEVWQGNEGFAIKNIYLDNGEIMAAPQRPVVNFIGDSITAGCWVVGNHPAADYRPETNYAGICADLLNVDSVRIAYSAGGVLRPATGGVPTADVFLGKIDAQTSWTPNHPDLNVINLGVNDRRFPLAQFIAAFDLFIQQVKLTFPHAPLAIMIPFSQTFASEIRKIAIKHECSIIETKTWHHSFTDGLHPDQAGAIAEGKMLAQALQPLLSQFSVQ from the coding sequence ATGAAGAAATATCAACCAACCGATCTAATTAAATTTGCTTCACGTACTGGACGCTGGACCGTTAAAAAGATTAATAATATGCCTACCTTATACACCACTAACCTTGGCAGCAACCTTCGTTTTAAGATTTCGAATGCTAAAAAATGTCAAATTGCTGTTTTGCCAAATCAAAATCCCCTATCTCCTAGCCAAGTGTTTGCTTTTCGAATTGATGGCGGAAAGTGGCAACGGGTACAAGCTAGCTTAGAAAAAATTGATATTCCACTTGATTCGACATTACATACCATCGAAATAATGGCAGCCGGTAATTCCGACATTGACGAAGTGTGGCAAGGTAATGAAGGCTTTGCAATTAAAAACATTTATCTCGATAACGGCGAAATTATGGCAGCCCCGCAGCGTCCTGTGGTCAACTTTATCGGTGATTCAATCACGGCCGGTTGTTGGGTAGTTGGCAATCACCCTGCCGCTGACTACCGACCAGAAACTAACTATGCGGGAATCTGTGCAGACCTGCTTAACGTCGATAGTGTTCGAATAGCTTACTCTGCTGGAGGAGTGCTAAGACCTGCTACTGGCGGGGTACCAACTGCCGATGTCTTTTTAGGAAAAATTGATGCTCAAACATCATGGACGCCTAATCATCCTGATCTCAACGTAATTAATTTAGGCGTTAATGACCGTCGTTTTCCCTTAGCCCAGTTTATTGCCGCTTTCGACCTTTTTATCCAGCAAGTTAAGCTAACCTTTCCCCATGCTCCTTTAGCAATCATGATTCCTTTTAGTCAGACTTTTGCTTCTGAGATTCGAAAAATCGCCATTAAACATGAATGTTCGATAATTGAAACCAAAACTTGGCACCATAGTTTCACTGATGGGCTCCATCCTGATCAAGCTGGCGCTATCGCGGAAGGAAAAATGCTTGCACAAGCTTTACAACCTCTTTTATCTCAATTCAGTGTACAATAG
- the pnuC gene encoding nicotinamide riboside transporter PnuC, whose product MISDYFKFLTHQLKGWPQQNYYLFFFSLGCQVMTLVSAPITWVTVITFIGTTLGVLCVLAINAAKSVNGFLGILSALCFIIAGFSAKNYLSIAEQIAYVITLDLPVLLSANWNVNMASKIRKFNARSWTVAIIATIIVYFVSGYLIGHLTDDPRPWIDAISFSISLSAGVICFLRFNNQYFWWLASGLAQLVLWFVSYKQGSATLAMAVNSSIYLINDVLAFTISPWYNERERQRLSKEEAAYAKELGLE is encoded by the coding sequence ATGATTAGCGATTATTTTAAATTTCTTACCCACCAATTAAAGGGCTGGCCACAACAAAATTATTACCTATTCTTTTTCAGTCTTGGCTGTCAGGTAATGACTTTAGTTAGTGCTCCAATAACGTGGGTAACTGTCATTACATTTATTGGAACCACGCTTGGAGTACTTTGCGTTTTAGCAATCAATGCTGCTAAGTCGGTAAATGGTTTCTTAGGTATTTTATCAGCATTATGTTTCATCATTGCTGGTTTTAGTGCTAAAAATTATTTAAGTATTGCCGAACAAATCGCCTATGTTATTACCCTCGATTTACCAGTATTACTTTCCGCAAATTGGAATGTTAACATGGCATCAAAGATCCGTAAATTCAATGCTCGTTCATGGACGGTTGCCATCATTGCAACAATTATTGTTTATTTTGTTTCTGGTTATTTAATCGGTCATCTTACTGACGATCCACGACCATGGATTGATGCAATAAGCTTTTCCATCAGTCTTTCCGCTGGTGTTATTTGCTTCTTGCGTTTTAACAACCAATATTTCTGGTGGCTTGCATCTGGTCTTGCACAACTAGTACTCTGGTTTGTTTCTTACAAGCAAGGATCTGCCACTTTAGCAATGGCCGTTAACAGCTCAATTTACCTTATTAATGATGTTCTCGCCTTTACCATTTCACCATGGTACAACGAACGTGAACGTCAACGTCTCAGTAAGGAAGAAGCAGCCTATGCCAAAGAATTGGGCTTAGAATAA